A genome region from Cyprinus carpio isolate SPL01 chromosome B23, ASM1834038v1, whole genome shotgun sequence includes the following:
- the LOC109076873 gene encoding band 4.1-like protein 1 isoform X5 produces MSERSSAVKNTADGGYTDHDSKMSDEHRDTDDSSEKTPSRMSRSPQKSSKRPKTVAVKVTLLDGSAYETGVEKLCKGHVLLDLVCEHLNLLEKDYFGLTFSDTESQKNWLDPSKEIKKQIRVGPWHFSFAVKFYPPDPSQLIEDITRYYLCLQLREDILSGHLPCSFVTHALLGSYAVQAELGDYDPEEHGPDYISEFRFAPNQTRELEERVMELHRNYRGMSPAEAEINFLENAKKLSMYGVDLHHAKDSEGIDIMLGVCASGLLIYRDRLRINRFAWPKILKISYKRSNFYIKIRPGEVEKKYEQFESTIGFKLPNHRASKRLWKVCIEHHTFFRLVSPEPPPKGFLVIGSKFRYSGRTQAQTRQASALIDRPAPQFERSISRRYLLSRSIDGESALGDTMDRLSQHTSSEPVPSLPRDELDQDYLEPSLDQDLDQDHEQAEYQRLESDSTLSKTVELKREEAGSPVDSKTEFLDKPEDVLQKHQASINELKRALREPNSKLVHREKRLSGASSGSTPEKKSASEDSLLIEKQDGCQRDLPLSKNDEKSRSPRVASLATGFNRETEDKMRGKTINTHSAIREKQSVAKRTSTETILSPEKPLRNRAKSPALRYNHFQGSGSLEEKAYDNGHPQDRYLSENVIHTNGCDEYATERLGGNKKYMGVTNREDSDLARYVERSFGEASPNAAMDKYMRDRYNENWWERQSFETESENTRATLQKQTSKPDSKGKSSTIQRHDSTASDTSQTEVKRIVPLKPERSRAKLQGQPSEKSISGSFDESEGTKSKKEQVGFENALDSLSQPRNSAALESTGTFAKQDWASNCHNREVREYNCQSLQDRPQLRDLKNNADHRLSIEQDQFLFEDPLFMFDFPTNSAFPAFDQVPPLYPPVKSQRARDTRTKPITKSDSGNSLHKSSTMESSKRKPVREPWERRLGSVSEDDPDPDTLYLKETHLGIERKCSSITVSSTSSLEAEVDFTVLMDFQTGIEEFSRGMTELGERDFSPEFGLSDRPTHPAFILGADPIYLPEERPVEVPRAVEKPKPVVEQKPPEERKPEPFVPKKAPRSVKAAQALRKDSTEQANTQSMRRESSESPPIHPLSRESSEIIASQALRKTEVKIETQPNGSEVTTTIMEIADPDHGISGMREAAYSMTERISPVNLGSLARDGSPLMVTENVTSATTTHVTKTVKGGYSETRIEKRIIITGDDDVDQDQALAMAIKEAKQQHPDMLVTKAVVVRETESSTQDPHEESKS; encoded by the exons AATTGGCTGGATCCTTCGAAAGAAATCAAGAAACAAATCCGCG TGGGTCCCTGGCATTTCTCCTTTGCTGTCAAATTCTATCCTCCCGATCCGTCTCAGCTGATTGAAGACATCACACG GTATTACCTGTGTCTGCAGCTGAGGGAGGACATACTGTCAGGTCATTTGCCCTGCTCGTTCGTCACTCATGCTCTGCTGGGCTCGTACGCTGTTCAGGCTGAGCTGGGAGACTATGACCCAGAGGAACATGGGCCAGACTACATCAGCGAGTTCCGCTTCGCCCCCAATCAGACCCGTGAGCTGGAGGAGAGGGTGATGGAGCTGCACCGCAACTACAG GGGCATGAGTCCTGCAGAGGCTGAAATCAACTTCCTGGAAAACGCCAAGAAACTCTCCATGTATGGCGTTGATCTCCATCATGCTAAG gACTCTGAAGGCATTGACATCATGTTGGGGGTGTGTGCCAGTGGCTTGCTGATCTATAGAGACCGGTTGCGTATCAACCGATTCGCCTGGCCCAAGATCCTCAAAATATCTTACAAGAGAAGCAACTTCTACATCAAAATCCGACCTGGAGAGGTAGAGAAAAAG TACGAGCAGTTCGAGAGCACCATTGGCTTCAAGCTGCCCAACCACCGTGCCTCTAAGCGCTTGTGGAAGGTCTGCATTGAACATCACACATTTTTCAG gttgGTCTCTCCTGAGCCTCCTCCCAAAGGTTTTCTTGTGATTGGCTCAAAGTTCCGCTACAGTGGGCGGACCCAAGCCCAGACTCGCCAAGCCAGTGCTTTGATTGACAGGCCAGCTCCTCAATTTGAACGATCAATTAGTAGGAGGTACCTGCTGTCCCGCAGCATAGATGGAG AGTCTGCTTTAGGGGACACTATGGACCGACTCTCCCAGCACACCTCCAGCGAGCCTGTGCCTAGTCTTCCCAGAGATGAGCTGGACCAGGACTACCTGGAGCCCAGTCTGGATCAGGACCTGGACCAAGATCACGAACAAGCTGAATACCAGCGACTTGAAAGTGACTCCACTCTATCGAAGACTGTGGAGCTCAAG AGGGAGGAGGCAGGCTCTCCTGTAGACTCTAAGACGGAG TTCCTGGATAAACCAGAGGATGTGTTGCAGAAACATCAAGCCAGCATCAATGAGCTGAAAAGAGCGCTGAGAGAGCCCAACAGCAAACTGGTCCACAGAGAGAAACGTCTCTCTGGAGCCTCGTCTGGTAGCACTCCGGAGAAAAAATCT GCCTCAGAGGATTCCCTATTGATTGAGAAGCAAGATGGTTGTCAAAGAGACCTGCCTCTCAGTAAAAACGATGAAAAGAGCAGGAGTCCTAGAGTAGCTTCATTAGCCACTGGATTCAACAGAGAGACAGAAGACAAAATGAGAGGGAAAACCATCAACACACACAGTGCCATAAGAGAAAAACAAAGTGTAGCAAAAAGGACCTCAACAGAAACCATCCTATCGCCAGAGAAGCCCCTGAGAAATCGTGCTAAAAGCCCTGCTTTAAGGTACAACCATTTCCAGGGTTCCGGTTCTTTAGAGGAGAAAGCATATGATAATGGGCACCCCCAGGACAGATATTTGTCAGAGAATGTCATTCATACAAATGGATGTGATGAATATGCAACAGAGAGACTCGGGGGCAATAAAAAGTACATGGGGGTAACCAATAGAGAAGACAGTGACTTGGCAAGGTATGTAGAGAGAAGCTTCGGAGAGGCTTCTCCCAATGCAGCCATGGACAAATATATGAGAGATCGATATAACGAAAACTGGTGGGAGAGGCAATCCTTTGAAACAGAATCAGAAAACACCAGAGCAACCTTACAGAAGCAAACATCTAAACCAGATTCAAAGGGTAAAAGCTCAACAATTCAGAGACATGATTCTACTGCAAGCGACACATCACAGACTGAGGTGAAACGAATCGTTCCACTGAAGCCAGAGAGGTCAAGAGCCAAGCTGCAAGGACAACCGAGTGAGAAAAGCATTTCAGGATCATTTGATGAAAGTGAAGGAACCAAGTCTAAGAAGGAGCAAGTTGGCTTTGAGAATGCCTTGGACAGCTTGTCACAGCCCAGAAATTCTGCAGCTTTAGAAAGCACTGGAACTTTTGCCAAGCAAGATTGGGCGAGTAATTGTCACAATAGGGAAGTCAGAGAATATAACTGTCAGTCTCTCCAAGACAGGCCCCAATTAAGGGATCTCAAGAACAATGCAGACCACAGACTTAGTATCGAACAAGATCAGTTTCTTTTTGAAGATCCATTGTTTATGTTTGACTTTCCTACCAATTCAGCATTTCCAGCATTTGACCAGGTTCCCCCTTTATACCCACCTGTAAAATCCCAGAGGGCAAGAGATACACGTACCAAACCTATCACCAAAAGTGATTCTGGCAACAGTCTTCACAAGAGCTCCACAATGGAATCTTCCAAGAGGAAACCAGTG AGAGAGCCCTGGGAGAGACGCTTAGGATCGGTGTCAGAAGATGATCCTGACCCAGACACTCTGTACCTGAAGGAGACCCACCTGGGCATTGAACGCAAATGCTCGAGTATCACTGTTAGTTCAACGTCCAGCCTGGAGGCTGAGGTGGACTTCACTGTGCTCATGGACTTCCAAACTGGTATCGAGGAATTTTCTAGAGGCATGACTGAGCTGGGGGAGAGAGACTTCTCACCTGAGTTTGGCCTCTCTGATCGCCCCACCCATCCAGCCTTTATACTGGGAGCAGATCCTATCTACCTTCCAGAGGAGAGACCTGTAGAAGTACCAAGGGCCGTAGAGAAACCAAAGCCTGTTGTAGAACAGAAGCCACCAGAGGAACGTAAACCAGAG CCTTTTGTACCTAAGAAAGCTCCTCGGTCAGTAAAAGCTGCCCAAGCCCTGAGGAAAGACTCTACAGAACAAGCTAATACCCAGTCGATGAGACGGGAGAGCTCTGAGTCACCCCCAATCCATCCTCTcagcagagagagcagtgaaATCATTGCTTCCCAAGCTCTGAGGAAGACCGAGGTCAAGATCGAGACACAGCCCAATGGCTCTGAGGTCACCACGACCATAATGGAGATTGCAGACCCG GACCATGGCATCAGCGGTATGCGAGAGGCCGCATACTCTATGACAGAGAGAATCTCTCCT GTGAACCTTGGATCATTAGCTAGAGATGGTTCACCTTTAATGGTGACTGAGAATGTAACATCAGCCACTACAACTCATGTTACTAAG ACGGTGAAGGGAGGCTACTCGGAGACAAGAATTGAAAAAAGGATTATCATTACtggtgatgatgatgttgatCAAGATCAG GCGCTTGCCATGGCAATAAAAGAAGCCAAGCAACAGCACCCTGACATGTTGGTAACCAAGGCTGTGGTTGTCAGGGAAACAGAATCTTCCACTCAAGATCCACATGAGGAATCGAAG TCCTGA
- the LOC109076873 gene encoding band 4.1-like protein 1 isoform X6: protein MSERSSAVKNTADGGYTDHDSKMSDEHRDTDDSSEKTPSRMSRSPQKSSKRPKTVAVKVTLLDGSAYETGVEKLCKGHVLLDLVCEHLNLLEKDYFGLTFSDTESQKNWLDPSKEIKKQIRVGPWHFSFAVKFYPPDPSQLIEDITRYYLCLQLREDILSGHLPCSFVTHALLGSYAVQAELGDYDPEEHGPDYISEFRFAPNQTRELEERVMELHRNYRGMSPAEAEINFLENAKKLSMYGVDLHHAKDSEGIDIMLGVCASGLLIYRDRLRINRFAWPKILKISYKRSNFYIKIRPGEVEKKYEQFESTIGFKLPNHRASKRLWKVCIEHHTFFRLVSPEPPPKGFLVIGSKFRYSGRTQAQTRQASALIDRPAPQFERSISRRYLLSRSIDGESALGDTMDRLSQHTSSEPVPSLPRDELDQDYLEPSLDQDLDQDHEQAEYQRLESDSTLSKTVELKFLDKPEDVLQKHQASINELKRALREPNSKLVHREKRLSGASSGSTPEKKSASEDSLLIEKQDGCQRDLPLSKNDEKSRSPRVASLATGFNRETEDKMRGKTINTHSAIREKQSVAKRTSTETILSPEKPLRNRAKSPALRYNHFQGSGSLEEKAYDNGHPQDRYLSENVIHTNGCDEYATERLGGNKKYMGVTNREDSDLARYVERSFGEASPNAAMDKYMRDRYNENWWERQSFETESENTRATLQKQTSKPDSKGKSSTIQRHDSTASDTSQTEVKRIVPLKPERSRAKLQGQPSEKSISGSFDESEGTKSKKEQVGFENALDSLSQPRNSAALESTGTFAKQDWASNCHNREVREYNCQSLQDRPQLRDLKNNADHRLSIEQDQFLFEDPLFMFDFPTNSAFPAFDQVPPLYPPVKSQRARDTRTKPITKSDSGNSLHKSSTMESSKRKPVREPWERRLGSVSEDDPDPDTLYLKETHLGIERKCSSITVSSTSSLEAEVDFTVLMDFQTGIEEFSRGMTELGERDFSPEFGLSDRPTHPAFILGADPIYLPEERPVEVPRAVEKPKPVVEQKPPEERKPEPFVPKKAPRSVKAAQALRKDSTEQANTQSMRRESSESPPIHPLSRESSEIIASQALRKTEVKIETQPNGSEVTTTIMEIADPDHGISGMREAAYSMTERISPVNLGSLARDGSPLMVTENVTSATTTHVTKTVKGGYSETRIEKRIIITGDDDVDQDQALAMAIKEAKQQHPDMLVTKAVVVRETESSTQDPHEESKS from the exons AATTGGCTGGATCCTTCGAAAGAAATCAAGAAACAAATCCGCG TGGGTCCCTGGCATTTCTCCTTTGCTGTCAAATTCTATCCTCCCGATCCGTCTCAGCTGATTGAAGACATCACACG GTATTACCTGTGTCTGCAGCTGAGGGAGGACATACTGTCAGGTCATTTGCCCTGCTCGTTCGTCACTCATGCTCTGCTGGGCTCGTACGCTGTTCAGGCTGAGCTGGGAGACTATGACCCAGAGGAACATGGGCCAGACTACATCAGCGAGTTCCGCTTCGCCCCCAATCAGACCCGTGAGCTGGAGGAGAGGGTGATGGAGCTGCACCGCAACTACAG GGGCATGAGTCCTGCAGAGGCTGAAATCAACTTCCTGGAAAACGCCAAGAAACTCTCCATGTATGGCGTTGATCTCCATCATGCTAAG gACTCTGAAGGCATTGACATCATGTTGGGGGTGTGTGCCAGTGGCTTGCTGATCTATAGAGACCGGTTGCGTATCAACCGATTCGCCTGGCCCAAGATCCTCAAAATATCTTACAAGAGAAGCAACTTCTACATCAAAATCCGACCTGGAGAGGTAGAGAAAAAG TACGAGCAGTTCGAGAGCACCATTGGCTTCAAGCTGCCCAACCACCGTGCCTCTAAGCGCTTGTGGAAGGTCTGCATTGAACATCACACATTTTTCAG gttgGTCTCTCCTGAGCCTCCTCCCAAAGGTTTTCTTGTGATTGGCTCAAAGTTCCGCTACAGTGGGCGGACCCAAGCCCAGACTCGCCAAGCCAGTGCTTTGATTGACAGGCCAGCTCCTCAATTTGAACGATCAATTAGTAGGAGGTACCTGCTGTCCCGCAGCATAGATGGAG AGTCTGCTTTAGGGGACACTATGGACCGACTCTCCCAGCACACCTCCAGCGAGCCTGTGCCTAGTCTTCCCAGAGATGAGCTGGACCAGGACTACCTGGAGCCCAGTCTGGATCAGGACCTGGACCAAGATCACGAACAAGCTGAATACCAGCGACTTGAAAGTGACTCCACTCTATCGAAGACTGTGGAGCTCAAG TTCCTGGATAAACCAGAGGATGTGTTGCAGAAACATCAAGCCAGCATCAATGAGCTGAAAAGAGCGCTGAGAGAGCCCAACAGCAAACTGGTCCACAGAGAGAAACGTCTCTCTGGAGCCTCGTCTGGTAGCACTCCGGAGAAAAAATCT GCCTCAGAGGATTCCCTATTGATTGAGAAGCAAGATGGTTGTCAAAGAGACCTGCCTCTCAGTAAAAACGATGAAAAGAGCAGGAGTCCTAGAGTAGCTTCATTAGCCACTGGATTCAACAGAGAGACAGAAGACAAAATGAGAGGGAAAACCATCAACACACACAGTGCCATAAGAGAAAAACAAAGTGTAGCAAAAAGGACCTCAACAGAAACCATCCTATCGCCAGAGAAGCCCCTGAGAAATCGTGCTAAAAGCCCTGCTTTAAGGTACAACCATTTCCAGGGTTCCGGTTCTTTAGAGGAGAAAGCATATGATAATGGGCACCCCCAGGACAGATATTTGTCAGAGAATGTCATTCATACAAATGGATGTGATGAATATGCAACAGAGAGACTCGGGGGCAATAAAAAGTACATGGGGGTAACCAATAGAGAAGACAGTGACTTGGCAAGGTATGTAGAGAGAAGCTTCGGAGAGGCTTCTCCCAATGCAGCCATGGACAAATATATGAGAGATCGATATAACGAAAACTGGTGGGAGAGGCAATCCTTTGAAACAGAATCAGAAAACACCAGAGCAACCTTACAGAAGCAAACATCTAAACCAGATTCAAAGGGTAAAAGCTCAACAATTCAGAGACATGATTCTACTGCAAGCGACACATCACAGACTGAGGTGAAACGAATCGTTCCACTGAAGCCAGAGAGGTCAAGAGCCAAGCTGCAAGGACAACCGAGTGAGAAAAGCATTTCAGGATCATTTGATGAAAGTGAAGGAACCAAGTCTAAGAAGGAGCAAGTTGGCTTTGAGAATGCCTTGGACAGCTTGTCACAGCCCAGAAATTCTGCAGCTTTAGAAAGCACTGGAACTTTTGCCAAGCAAGATTGGGCGAGTAATTGTCACAATAGGGAAGTCAGAGAATATAACTGTCAGTCTCTCCAAGACAGGCCCCAATTAAGGGATCTCAAGAACAATGCAGACCACAGACTTAGTATCGAACAAGATCAGTTTCTTTTTGAAGATCCATTGTTTATGTTTGACTTTCCTACCAATTCAGCATTTCCAGCATTTGACCAGGTTCCCCCTTTATACCCACCTGTAAAATCCCAGAGGGCAAGAGATACACGTACCAAACCTATCACCAAAAGTGATTCTGGCAACAGTCTTCACAAGAGCTCCACAATGGAATCTTCCAAGAGGAAACCAGTG AGAGAGCCCTGGGAGAGACGCTTAGGATCGGTGTCAGAAGATGATCCTGACCCAGACACTCTGTACCTGAAGGAGACCCACCTGGGCATTGAACGCAAATGCTCGAGTATCACTGTTAGTTCAACGTCCAGCCTGGAGGCTGAGGTGGACTTCACTGTGCTCATGGACTTCCAAACTGGTATCGAGGAATTTTCTAGAGGCATGACTGAGCTGGGGGAGAGAGACTTCTCACCTGAGTTTGGCCTCTCTGATCGCCCCACCCATCCAGCCTTTATACTGGGAGCAGATCCTATCTACCTTCCAGAGGAGAGACCTGTAGAAGTACCAAGGGCCGTAGAGAAACCAAAGCCTGTTGTAGAACAGAAGCCACCAGAGGAACGTAAACCAGAG CCTTTTGTACCTAAGAAAGCTCCTCGGTCAGTAAAAGCTGCCCAAGCCCTGAGGAAAGACTCTACAGAACAAGCTAATACCCAGTCGATGAGACGGGAGAGCTCTGAGTCACCCCCAATCCATCCTCTcagcagagagagcagtgaaATCATTGCTTCCCAAGCTCTGAGGAAGACCGAGGTCAAGATCGAGACACAGCCCAATGGCTCTGAGGTCACCACGACCATAATGGAGATTGCAGACCCG GACCATGGCATCAGCGGTATGCGAGAGGCCGCATACTCTATGACAGAGAGAATCTCTCCT GTGAACCTTGGATCATTAGCTAGAGATGGTTCACCTTTAATGGTGACTGAGAATGTAACATCAGCCACTACAACTCATGTTACTAAG ACGGTGAAGGGAGGCTACTCGGAGACAAGAATTGAAAAAAGGATTATCATTACtggtgatgatgatgttgatCAAGATCAG GCGCTTGCCATGGCAATAAAAGAAGCCAAGCAACAGCACCCTGACATGTTGGTAACCAAGGCTGTGGTTGTCAGGGAAACAGAATCTTCCACTCAAGATCCACATGAGGAATCGAAG TCCTGA
- the LOC109076873 gene encoding band 4.1-like protein 1 isoform X4 has translation MSERSSAVKNTADGGYTDHDSKMSDEHRDTDDSSEKTPSRMSRSPQKSSKRPKTVAVKVTLLDGSAYETGVEKLCKGHVLLDLVCEHLNLLEKDYFGLTFSDTESQKNWLDPSKEIKKQIRVGPWHFSFAVKFYPPDPSQLIEDITRYYLCLQLREDILSGHLPCSFVTHALLGSYAVQAELGDYDPEEHGPDYISEFRFAPNQTRELEERVMELHRNYRGMSPAEAEINFLENAKKLSMYGVDLHHAKDSEGIDIMLGVCASGLLIYRDRLRINRFAWPKILKISYKRSNFYIKIRPGEVEKKYEQFESTIGFKLPNHRASKRLWKVCIEHHTFFRLVSPEPPPKGFLVIGSKFRYSGRTQAQTRQASALIDRPAPQFERSISRRYLLSRSIDGESALGDTMDRLSQHTSSEPVPSLPRDELDQDYLEPSLDQDLDQDHEQAEYQRLESDSTLSKTVELKREEAGSPVDSKTEQFLDKPEDVLQKHQASINELKRALREPNSKLVHREKRLSGASSGSTPEKKSASEDSLLIEKQDGCQRDLPLSKNDEKSRSPRVASLATGFNRETEDKMRGKTINTHSAIREKQSVAKRTSTETILSPEKPLRNRAKSPALRYNHFQGSGSLEEKAYDNGHPQDRYLSENVIHTNGCDEYATERLGGNKKYMGVTNREDSDLARYVERSFGEASPNAAMDKYMRDRYNENWWERQSFETESENTRATLQKQTSKPDSKGKSSTIQRHDSTASDTSQTEVKRIVPLKPERSRAKLQGQPSEKSISGSFDESEGTKSKKEQVGFENALDSLSQPRNSAALESTGTFAKQDWASNCHNREVREYNCQSLQDRPQLRDLKNNADHRLSIEQDQFLFEDPLFMFDFPTNSAFPAFDQVPPLYPPVKSQRARDTRTKPITKSDSGNSLHKSSTMESSKRKPVREPWERRLGSVSEDDPDPDTLYLKETHLGIERKCSSITVSSTSSLEAEVDFTVLMDFQTGIEEFSRGMTELGERDFSPEFGLSDRPTHPAFILGADPIYLPEERPVEVPRAVEKPKPVVEQKPPEERKPEPFVPKKAPRSVKAAQALRKDSTEQANTQSMRRESSESPPIHPLSRESSEIIASQALRKTEVKIETQPNGSEVTTTIMEIADPDHGISGMREAAYSMTERISPVNLGSLARDGSPLMVTENVTSATTTHVTKTVKGGYSETRIEKRIIITGDDDVDQDQALAMAIKEAKQQHPDMLVTKAVVVRETESSTQDPHEESKS, from the exons AATTGGCTGGATCCTTCGAAAGAAATCAAGAAACAAATCCGCG TGGGTCCCTGGCATTTCTCCTTTGCTGTCAAATTCTATCCTCCCGATCCGTCTCAGCTGATTGAAGACATCACACG GTATTACCTGTGTCTGCAGCTGAGGGAGGACATACTGTCAGGTCATTTGCCCTGCTCGTTCGTCACTCATGCTCTGCTGGGCTCGTACGCTGTTCAGGCTGAGCTGGGAGACTATGACCCAGAGGAACATGGGCCAGACTACATCAGCGAGTTCCGCTTCGCCCCCAATCAGACCCGTGAGCTGGAGGAGAGGGTGATGGAGCTGCACCGCAACTACAG GGGCATGAGTCCTGCAGAGGCTGAAATCAACTTCCTGGAAAACGCCAAGAAACTCTCCATGTATGGCGTTGATCTCCATCATGCTAAG gACTCTGAAGGCATTGACATCATGTTGGGGGTGTGTGCCAGTGGCTTGCTGATCTATAGAGACCGGTTGCGTATCAACCGATTCGCCTGGCCCAAGATCCTCAAAATATCTTACAAGAGAAGCAACTTCTACATCAAAATCCGACCTGGAGAGGTAGAGAAAAAG TACGAGCAGTTCGAGAGCACCATTGGCTTCAAGCTGCCCAACCACCGTGCCTCTAAGCGCTTGTGGAAGGTCTGCATTGAACATCACACATTTTTCAG gttgGTCTCTCCTGAGCCTCCTCCCAAAGGTTTTCTTGTGATTGGCTCAAAGTTCCGCTACAGTGGGCGGACCCAAGCCCAGACTCGCCAAGCCAGTGCTTTGATTGACAGGCCAGCTCCTCAATTTGAACGATCAATTAGTAGGAGGTACCTGCTGTCCCGCAGCATAGATGGAG AGTCTGCTTTAGGGGACACTATGGACCGACTCTCCCAGCACACCTCCAGCGAGCCTGTGCCTAGTCTTCCCAGAGATGAGCTGGACCAGGACTACCTGGAGCCCAGTCTGGATCAGGACCTGGACCAAGATCACGAACAAGCTGAATACCAGCGACTTGAAAGTGACTCCACTCTATCGAAGACTGTGGAGCTCAAG AGGGAGGAGGCAGGCTCTCCTGTAGACTCTAAGACGGAG CAGTTCCTGGATAAACCAGAGGATGTGTTGCAGAAACATCAAGCCAGCATCAATGAGCTGAAAAGAGCGCTGAGAGAGCCCAACAGCAAACTGGTCCACAGAGAGAAACGTCTCTCTGGAGCCTCGTCTGGTAGCACTCCGGAGAAAAAATCT GCCTCAGAGGATTCCCTATTGATTGAGAAGCAAGATGGTTGTCAAAGAGACCTGCCTCTCAGTAAAAACGATGAAAAGAGCAGGAGTCCTAGAGTAGCTTCATTAGCCACTGGATTCAACAGAGAGACAGAAGACAAAATGAGAGGGAAAACCATCAACACACACAGTGCCATAAGAGAAAAACAAAGTGTAGCAAAAAGGACCTCAACAGAAACCATCCTATCGCCAGAGAAGCCCCTGAGAAATCGTGCTAAAAGCCCTGCTTTAAGGTACAACCATTTCCAGGGTTCCGGTTCTTTAGAGGAGAAAGCATATGATAATGGGCACCCCCAGGACAGATATTTGTCAGAGAATGTCATTCATACAAATGGATGTGATGAATATGCAACAGAGAGACTCGGGGGCAATAAAAAGTACATGGGGGTAACCAATAGAGAAGACAGTGACTTGGCAAGGTATGTAGAGAGAAGCTTCGGAGAGGCTTCTCCCAATGCAGCCATGGACAAATATATGAGAGATCGATATAACGAAAACTGGTGGGAGAGGCAATCCTTTGAAACAGAATCAGAAAACACCAGAGCAACCTTACAGAAGCAAACATCTAAACCAGATTCAAAGGGTAAAAGCTCAACAATTCAGAGACATGATTCTACTGCAAGCGACACATCACAGACTGAGGTGAAACGAATCGTTCCACTGAAGCCAGAGAGGTCAAGAGCCAAGCTGCAAGGACAACCGAGTGAGAAAAGCATTTCAGGATCATTTGATGAAAGTGAAGGAACCAAGTCTAAGAAGGAGCAAGTTGGCTTTGAGAATGCCTTGGACAGCTTGTCACAGCCCAGAAATTCTGCAGCTTTAGAAAGCACTGGAACTTTTGCCAAGCAAGATTGGGCGAGTAATTGTCACAATAGGGAAGTCAGAGAATATAACTGTCAGTCTCTCCAAGACAGGCCCCAATTAAGGGATCTCAAGAACAATGCAGACCACAGACTTAGTATCGAACAAGATCAGTTTCTTTTTGAAGATCCATTGTTTATGTTTGACTTTCCTACCAATTCAGCATTTCCAGCATTTGACCAGGTTCCCCCTTTATACCCACCTGTAAAATCCCAGAGGGCAAGAGATACACGTACCAAACCTATCACCAAAAGTGATTCTGGCAACAGTCTTCACAAGAGCTCCACAATGGAATCTTCCAAGAGGAAACCAGTG AGAGAGCCCTGGGAGAGACGCTTAGGATCGGTGTCAGAAGATGATCCTGACCCAGACACTCTGTACCTGAAGGAGACCCACCTGGGCATTGAACGCAAATGCTCGAGTATCACTGTTAGTTCAACGTCCAGCCTGGAGGCTGAGGTGGACTTCACTGTGCTCATGGACTTCCAAACTGGTATCGAGGAATTTTCTAGAGGCATGACTGAGCTGGGGGAGAGAGACTTCTCACCTGAGTTTGGCCTCTCTGATCGCCCCACCCATCCAGCCTTTATACTGGGAGCAGATCCTATCTACCTTCCAGAGGAGAGACCTGTAGAAGTACCAAGGGCCGTAGAGAAACCAAAGCCTGTTGTAGAACAGAAGCCACCAGAGGAACGTAAACCAGAG CCTTTTGTACCTAAGAAAGCTCCTCGGTCAGTAAAAGCTGCCCAAGCCCTGAGGAAAGACTCTACAGAACAAGCTAATACCCAGTCGATGAGACGGGAGAGCTCTGAGTCACCCCCAATCCATCCTCTcagcagagagagcagtgaaATCATTGCTTCCCAAGCTCTGAGGAAGACCGAGGTCAAGATCGAGACACAGCCCAATGGCTCTGAGGTCACCACGACCATAATGGAGATTGCAGACCCG GACCATGGCATCAGCGGTATGCGAGAGGCCGCATACTCTATGACAGAGAGAATCTCTCCT GTGAACCTTGGATCATTAGCTAGAGATGGTTCACCTTTAATGGTGACTGAGAATGTAACATCAGCCACTACAACTCATGTTACTAAG ACGGTGAAGGGAGGCTACTCGGAGACAAGAATTGAAAAAAGGATTATCATTACtggtgatgatgatgttgatCAAGATCAG GCGCTTGCCATGGCAATAAAAGAAGCCAAGCAACAGCACCCTGACATGTTGGTAACCAAGGCTGTGGTTGTCAGGGAAACAGAATCTTCCACTCAAGATCCACATGAGGAATCGAAG TCCTGA